The following proteins come from a genomic window of Elusimicrobiota bacterium:
- a CDS encoding extracellular solute-binding protein yields MRRRALSLAALTLALWAGRAAAEGPLVVWAMGEEGKKIAQMARRFEALNPGVRIETQAVPWEAAHAKLLTSVVGGIPPDVSQLGTTWMAEFAAMGALEPVGAQADGSVFARRDAFFPGALQTCVVNGTLYGLPWYVDTRVLFYRKDLLAQVGFPNPPKDWEELKTAARRLAERRTADGKKAYGIALGARSWNELLLAVWQNGGDPLKPAAPEFAEAVDHYVGFFREGLSPTKEAADMNLFHAFKTGYLPMFISGPWMVELTRKELPEMTGRWGVAVLPGKKNRTSFVGGSNLVIFKDSKKKDLAWKFLEFMSEPTNQVEWMKITTDLPSATKAWKDPYFADKPLIQVFGQQMFDTASPPTIPEWEQVANAIDDAMEKIVLDPRMGPKDVEASLADLQARILKLQTDSHWKPGTWRTFWWWFGAAALLAAAGLWLRWFLKLRLHRLNGGEEPPFRWSEFFQRDIVGYLFTVPALILLVTFLFVPIAVSFLMSLTDLNIFSINEWRKIQFIGIQNYARIVQDPVFWRALWNTLYFTGVGVPLTIGVSLLAAVALNQKFIRGKRFYRIALFSPQVTTIVAVAVVWRWMYNFEYGFLNWVLSSLGLAKLSWIADPHTSLPSLILMAVWKNFGYNMVIFLAGLQTIPESQYEAARIDGASGWQSFRYITIPGLAPTLLFVLIMTTIGYLQFFAEPYVMTKGGPLDSTMSIVLYMYNHGFRFFNLGYASAISYTLFGLIFVFTFVQMRLKKTGFEVLG; encoded by the coding sequence ATGCGCCGCCGCGCCCTTTCGCTCGCCGCGCTGACCCTGGCCCTTTGGGCCGGCCGCGCCGCGGCGGAGGGGCCGCTCGTCGTCTGGGCCATGGGCGAGGAGGGCAAGAAGATCGCCCAAATGGCCCGGCGCTTCGAGGCCTTAAACCCGGGTGTCCGGATCGAAACCCAGGCCGTGCCTTGGGAGGCGGCCCACGCCAAACTGTTGACCTCCGTGGTCGGGGGAATCCCCCCCGACGTCAGCCAACTGGGCACCACCTGGATGGCCGAATTCGCCGCCATGGGGGCCCTGGAACCCGTGGGCGCCCAGGCGGACGGGTCGGTCTTCGCCCGGCGCGACGCGTTCTTCCCCGGGGCGCTCCAGACCTGCGTCGTGAACGGCACCCTCTACGGCCTGCCCTGGTACGTGGACACCCGCGTGTTGTTTTACCGAAAAGATTTGCTGGCCCAGGTGGGGTTCCCCAACCCGCCCAAGGACTGGGAAGAGCTTAAGACCGCGGCGCGCCGCCTGGCCGAGCGCCGCACCGCGGACGGCAAAAAAGCCTACGGCATCGCCCTCGGCGCGCGGAGCTGGAACGAATTGCTGTTGGCCGTCTGGCAGAACGGCGGCGACCCCCTGAAGCCCGCCGCCCCCGAATTCGCCGAAGCCGTGGACCATTACGTCGGTTTCTTCCGCGAAGGCTTGAGCCCGACCAAAGAGGCGGCGGACATGAACCTGTTCCACGCCTTCAAGACCGGCTACCTTCCCATGTTCATCTCGGGTCCCTGGATGGTGGAGCTGACGCGCAAAGAACTGCCCGAGATGACGGGGCGATGGGGCGTGGCGGTGTTGCCCGGCAAAAAGAACCGGACATCGTTCGTCGGCGGCAGCAATTTGGTGATCTTCAAAGATTCCAAAAAGAAAGACCTGGCCTGGAAATTCCTGGAATTTATGAGCGAGCCGACCAACCAGGTCGAATGGATGAAGATCACGACCGACCTGCCTTCCGCGACGAAAGCCTGGAAAGACCCCTATTTCGCCGACAAGCCGCTCATCCAGGTGTTCGGCCAGCAGATGTTCGACACCGCCAGCCCCCCGACGATCCCCGAGTGGGAGCAGGTCGCCAACGCCATCGACGACGCCATGGAAAAAATCGTGTTGGACCCGAGGATGGGTCCCAAGGACGTCGAAGCCTCCCTCGCCGACCTCCAGGCCCGCATCCTCAAGCTGCAGACGGACTCCCACTGGAAGCCGGGAACCTGGCGCACTTTTTGGTGGTGGTTCGGCGCGGCCGCGCTGCTGGCGGCGGCGGGACTGTGGTTGCGCTGGTTCCTGAAGTTGCGCTTGCACCGGTTGAACGGCGGGGAGGAGCCGCCCTTCCGTTGGAGCGAATTCTTCCAGCGCGACATCGTGGGGTATCTTTTCACCGTCCCGGCCCTGATTCTTTTGGTGACTTTCCTTTTCGTGCCCATCGCCGTGTCCTTCCTCATGAGCCTGACGGACCTCAACATTTTCAGCATCAACGAGTGGCGCAAAATCCAGTTCATCGGCATCCAAAATTACGCCCGCATCGTCCAGGACCCGGTGTTTTGGCGGGCCCTGTGGAACACGTTGTACTTCACCGGCGTGGGCGTGCCGCTCACCATCGGCGTGTCGCTCCTGGCGGCGGTGGCCCTGAACCAAAAATTCATCCGGGGGAAACGGTTTTACCGCATCGCGCTCTTCTCGCCCCAGGTCACGACCATCGTGGCGGTCGCCGTGGTCTGGCGCTGGATGTACAATTTTGAATACGGGTTTTTGAACTGGGTGCTGTCGTCCCTGGGCCTCGCTAAGCTCTCCTGGATCGCCGACCCGCACACCTCTCTGCCGTCCTTGATCCTCATGGCCGTCTGGAAAAATTTCGGCTACAACATGGTGATCTTTTTGGCGGGCTTGCAGACCATTCCCGAAAGCCAGTACGAGGCCGCCCGCATCGACGGGGCGAGCGGGTGGCAGAGCTTCCGTTACATCACCATCCCGGGCCTCGCGCCGACCCTGCTTTTCGTCCTCATCATGACCACCATCGGCTATCTGCAGTTCTTCGCCGAACCCTACGTGATGACCAAGGGCGGGCCCCTGGATTCCACCATGTCGATCGTGCTTTACATGTACAACCACGGGTTCCGGTTCTTCAACCTGGGGTACGCCTCGGCCATCAGCTACACGCTGTTCGGACTGATCTTCGTCTTCACCTTTGTGCAGATGCGGTTGAAGAAGACCGGTTTTGAGGTGCTGGGATGA